In Leptodactylus fuscus isolate aLepFus1 chromosome 2, aLepFus1.hap2, whole genome shotgun sequence, one genomic interval encodes:
- the ATP5IF1 gene encoding ATPase inhibitor, mitochondrial — MAGHMRLFQGGLRNLVYVQMRRSSDQLGELGKGAGKGGGGGGSVRESGGAFGKRQAAEEEKYFRQKEQEQLALLKKHHEEEIHHVKKQIESLQKEIDRHKSKLKNLNKDD, encoded by the exons ATGGCCGGTCATATGCGTCTGTTTCAGGGAGGTCTCAGAAACCTTGTGTATGTGCAGATGCGCCGTTCTTCTGATCAG TTGGGAGAGTTGGGTAAAGGAGCTGGAaaaggaggaggtggtggaggttcAGTAAGAGAATCTGGAGGAGCTTTTGGGAAACGCCAGGCTGCTGAGGAAGAGAAATACTTTAG GCAAAAAGAGCAAGAACAATTGGCTCTTTTGAAAAAGCACCATGAAGAAGAGATCCATCATGTCAAGAAGCAAATTGAAAGTCTGCAAAAGGAAATTGATAGACACAAGAGCAAACTCAAGAATCTGAATAAAGATGATTAA